In Elstera cyanobacteriorum, the genomic stretch GACGGAACGCAGCCCGAAGCTGTTGGCGCCGCCAACCGTATGACGAGCGCTTTTGTGCGGCGGGCGAATAGGCTATCGTCGCGCAAGATGCCGGTTGATAGGGAGCCTGCGAGACCGATGGGGATGTCGTGAGCGGAAAAGAGTCACCAATCCTCGTGGTTTCGGGCATGTCCGGCGCGGGGAAATCCACCGCGCTGCGGGCGTTGGAGGATATCGGCTTCGAGGCCGTCGATAATCTGCCGCTGCCGCTGCTGCCGATGGTGGCCCAGTTGCACGACCGGATCGCCGAACCCTTGGCCATCGGCATCGATATTCGCACGCGCGGCTTTTCGGTCGATGAACTGCTGCTGGCGCTCGATGGTATCGAAACCGAAACCGGCACCCGCCCGCAGTTGGTCTTCCTCGATTGCGACGATGATGCGCTGGTGCGCCGCTTTACCGAAACCCGCCGCCGTCATCCTCTGGCCGCCGACCGGCCTGCCGCCGATGGGATTGCGCTGGAGCGCATGCTGATCGGCCCGTTACGCCAACGCGCTGACGATGTGATCGATACGACGGTGCTGGCCCCCGGTGAGTTTCGGCGGCTGATGCAGGAATTGGTGCAGGTCAAGGACGGGCGTAGCTTGCTGACCGTCACGGTCCTGTCTTTCTCTTTCCGGCAGGGCTTGCCGCGCGAAGCCGATTTGGTCTTCGACGTGCGCTTCCTCAAAAACCCCTATTACGATCTTGCCCTGCGCCCCTTCGACGGGCGGACGCAGGGCGTGGCAGACCATATCCGGCAAGACCCGGATTTTGCGCCCTTCTTCGAGAACCTCAAGAGCTTGCTGAAGCCCCTGTTGCCGCGCTATCAGGACGAGGGCAAAAGCTACCTGACGATTGCCTTCGGCTGCACGGGTGGGAAGCATCGATCGGTGTTCTTGGCTGAACAGACGGCGGCCTGGCTGTCGGCGGAAGGCTGGGATGCCGGCATCCATCACCGCGAATTGAAAGACAATCGGCCCGCGCGGGGGCGCCGCGATACCCCCGCCCAGCCGACGCCCGGCGCCCCGTCATGAGGCCGTCGGTTTCACGTCCCGCCCGTTGCCGCCGTCGGTCGGGCTTTTACAGCGCGGCGCCGCGCAGGGTTCAACGCCAGGGAAGGCACGCATGATCGGTCTGGTTCTCGTTACCCACGGACGCCTTGCGGCAGAGTTTATCGCCGCGCTTGAACATGTCACAGGCCCGCAGCGCAATTGCGTTGCGGTGTGTATTGGGCCTGAGGATGATATGGAACGGCGGCGCCAGGATATTCTCGATTTCGTGGCCCAGGTCGATGAAGGCGATGGGGTTGTGGTGCTGACCGATATGTTCGGCGGCACCCCGTCCAATCTGGCGATTTCGATCATGGACAAGGCGCCGGTGGAGGTGATCGCGGGGGTTAACCTGCCCATGCTGATCAAACTCGCCTCCCTCCGGGAAACAACAAAACTGCCCGACGCGGTCGCGAAGGCGCAGGAAGCGGGACGGAAATATATCGCAGTCGCCTCGCGGCTGCTGGCGGGTGAGGCGTAAGCCATGAGCGTTGATGATCGTCGGTCGGTCCAGGTTCTGATCACCAATAAGCGCGGCTTGCACGCCCGCGCGGCGGCAAAATTCGTTAAGACTGCGGAAATGTTCGATGCCGATGTCTCGGTCTGCCATGCCGACTTGGAAGACGGCGAGACGCCCGAGAATGTCTCGGGCCGCTCGATCATGGGGCTGATGATGCTCGCCGCCTCGCCCGGCACGCGCCTGACGGTCAGCGCGTCGGGGGTGGAGGCCGATGCGGTGCTGGACGCGCTGGCGACGCTGATCGCCGAAAAATTCCATGAAGAATGACCGGACGGACGCGCCGCCACCGGGCAGCGAGCGGGTGTATCAGGGCTTGGGCGTTGCGCCCGGAATTGCCCTTGGCACCGCTTGGGTTTCGGATGATACGGCGCCGTCCACCCCGGAATATCTAATCGAGCCCGAGGCTGTCACTGCCGAACTGCAACGATTGAAAGAAGCGGTGGCTTTTGCTGCCAAGCAATTGCGCAAGTTAAAGGTCAAGGCCCAAGCGCTGCCCCCGGCGGCGGCGGAAGAGCTTGGCTATCTGCTGGATGCGCGTTTGCAGATGCTGGCGGGATCGCGGTTGATCCGCACCGCCGAAAAGCTGATTACCGAGTTACGCCTCAACGCCGAAGCGGCGGTGCGCGCGACCATTGCCGAAATTTCGGACGGGTTTTCCCGGATGAACGACGCCTATCTGGCGGCGCGCGGCGATGATGTGCGCGAGGTTGGCGAACGGCTGATCCGCTGCTTGATGGCGACGCCCTATGTGGCGCTGAAGCATTTGCCGGAAGGCTCGATCCTGATTGCCGCCGATCTGACCCCGGCGGATACGGCGCTGCTCGACCCCAAGCTCGTGCTGGGGTTTGCGACGGAACAGGGCGGCAAGGAAAGCCATACGGCGATCATGGCGCGCTCGCTCGGGGTGCCCGCCATTTTGGGGATTGCCGATCTGGTGACGGTGCTGAAGACCGGCGACCCCATTATCCTCGATGGGCACGCGGGCAAGCTGATCGTTCACCCGACCCCGGAAACCCGCGCCCAGTATGAGGCGGGGGAAGCCGCGCTGAAGCAGGAGCGCAAACGCCTCTCCCGCCTGCGCGATGTGCCGGGGGTAACGCTCGATGGGTTTACCATCGGTCTTAACGTTAACCTCGAACTGCCGCGCGACCTTGACGGGGCGCATACGGTGGGGGCGGAGGGGGTTGGGCTGCTGCGTACCGAATTCCTCTATATGAACCGGGACGCCGCGCCGGACGAGGACGAGCAGTACGAGTTTTTGCGCGCGGTCATCGAGGGGATGGATGGGCGCCCGGTGACTGTGCGCACCATCGATGTTGGCGGCGATAAGCTCGCCCCGGCCCTGCGCGAGCAAATCGGCGAGCCGTTGGAAGAATCGCCCAATCCCGCCTTGGGGGTGCGCGGCGTGCGCCTGTCGCTCGCCCATCCGCGCCTGTTCGATACGCAATTGGCGGCAATCCTGCGCGCGGCGGCGCATGGGCCGATCCGCATTCTGTTGCCGATGATCTCGCAGATCAGCGAAGTGCATGCGGCGCGGGAGGCGGTGGAGCGCGTCTATAAGCGCTTGAAGCGCCGCAAAGTACCGCTGCCCGAAAAACTGCCGCCGCTTGGCGTAATGATCGAAGTGCCGGGCGCGGCGCTGTCGGCGGATGGGCTGGCGGCGGTATC encodes the following:
- the rapZ gene encoding RNase adapter RapZ; the protein is MSGKESPILVVSGMSGAGKSTALRALEDIGFEAVDNLPLPLLPMVAQLHDRIAEPLAIGIDIRTRGFSVDELLLALDGIETETGTRPQLVFLDCDDDALVRRFTETRRRHPLAADRPAADGIALERMLIGPLRQRADDVIDTTVLAPGEFRRLMQELVQVKDGRSLLTVTVLSFSFRQGLPREADLVFDVRFLKNPYYDLALRPFDGRTQGVADHIRQDPDFAPFFENLKSLLKPLLPRYQDEGKSYLTIAFGCTGGKHRSVFLAEQTAAWLSAEGWDAGIHHRELKDNRPARGRRDTPAQPTPGAPS
- a CDS encoding PTS sugar transporter subunit IIA translates to MIGLVLVTHGRLAAEFIAALEHVTGPQRNCVAVCIGPEDDMERRRQDILDFVAQVDEGDGVVVLTDMFGGTPSNLAISIMDKAPVEVIAGVNLPMLIKLASLRETTKLPDAVAKAQEAGRKYIAVASRLLAGEA
- a CDS encoding HPr family phosphocarrier protein; amino-acid sequence: MSVDDRRSVQVLITNKRGLHARAAAKFVKTAEMFDADVSVCHADLEDGETPENVSGRSIMGLMMLAASPGTRLTVSASGVEADAVLDALATLIAEKFHEE
- the ptsP gene encoding phosphoenolpyruvate--protein phosphotransferase, whose translation is MKNDRTDAPPPGSERVYQGLGVAPGIALGTAWVSDDTAPSTPEYLIEPEAVTAELQRLKEAVAFAAKQLRKLKVKAQALPPAAAEELGYLLDARLQMLAGSRLIRTAEKLITELRLNAEAAVRATIAEISDGFSRMNDAYLAARGDDVREVGERLIRCLMATPYVALKHLPEGSILIAADLTPADTALLDPKLVLGFATEQGGKESHTAIMARSLGVPAILGIADLVTVLKTGDPIILDGHAGKLIVHPTPETRAQYEAGEAALKQERKRLSRLRDVPGVTLDGFTIGLNVNLELPRDLDGAHTVGAEGVGLLRTEFLYMNRDAAPDEDEQYEFLRAVIEGMDGRPVTVRTIDVGGDKLAPALREQIGEPLEESPNPALGVRGVRLSLAHPRLFDTQLAAILRAAAHGPIRILLPMISQISEVHAAREAVERVYKRLKRRKVPLPEKLPPLGVMIEVPGAALSADGLAAVSDFFAIGTNDLTMYTLAIDRGDERVAALYEPLHPAVLRLIQFTVEAGLRYRIPVSICGEIAGDPRFTPLLLGLGVRELSMSAPKLPSVKERVRALSLTEASRRARTIMDQADAKRIGELLDDFIANLGSHSV